From a region of the Butyrivibrio sp. AE3004 genome:
- the flgM gene encoding flagellar biosynthesis anti-sigma factor FlgM, producing MRIEAYSQIQQIYGTNKVNKTAKTQKTASVSDSLNISSIGKDIQIAKQAVKEAPDVREDVTAPIKSAIKNGTYDVSGDAFADKLLAKLSESL from the coding sequence ATGCGTATAGAAGCTTACAGCCAGATTCAGCAGATTTATGGCACTAACAAAGTGAATAAGACAGCAAAGACTCAGAAGACCGCAAGTGTTTCTGATTCACTGAATATTTCTTCTATCGGAAAAGATATTCAGATTGCTAAGCAGGCTGTGAAAGAGGCTCCGGATGTCAGGGAGGACGTTACGGCACCTATTAAGAGTGCAATTAAGAACGGAACGTACGACGTTAGCGGAGACGCTTTTGCAGATAAGCTCCTCGCTAAACTGAGTGAATCCCTTTAA
- a CDS encoding flagellar protein FlgN, translating to MASLLQNLVDVLDRECALYERLLELSGKKTPVIVERDLRTLAKITEDEQAVVSLISAVDKEREAVMASIADVIGEKGNDLKLTDLVRMLDSRPNEQRSLAIQRDKLKDVSKNVQRVNDQNQILLQSSLEMVQYEMNIIQSARRAPETANYTRYAGTRGDRLGVVAMGRFDAKQ from the coding sequence ATGGCAAGCTTATTACAGAATCTTGTTGATGTTCTCGACAGAGAATGCGCTTTATATGAAAGACTTCTGGAACTGTCCGGGAAAAAGACTCCCGTTATTGTGGAGAGAGACCTGCGGACGCTGGCGAAGATAACAGAGGACGAGCAGGCGGTTGTATCCCTTATCTCAGCAGTCGATAAGGAACGTGAAGCTGTAATGGCGAGCATTGCTGATGTGATAGGTGAAAAGGGGAATGACCTTAAGCTGACGGATCTTGTAAGGATGCTTGATTCAAGACCGAATGAGCAGCGGAGCCTTGCAATACAGAGAGACAAATTAAAAGATGTATCAAAGAATGTACAGCGTGTAAACGATCAGAACCAGATTCTTCTACAGAGCTCACTTGAGATGGTGCAGTATGAGATGAATATTATTCAGTCTGCAAGGCGTGCACCGGAGACCGCAAATTATACGAGATATGCGGGAACAAGAGGGGACAGGCTTGGGGTTGTGGCCATG